A single bacterium DNA region contains:
- a CDS encoding zinc-binding dehydrogenase — protein sequence MPKAIRIHKPGGPEVMQWEEVPALEPKEGEVLIKHAAIGVNFIDIYYRNGTYKAPEMPFTPGVEAVGVVIRLGKGVKNAKVGDRVAYCMGPLGAYSEYRCIPEKFLVRIPGGLANEQVAATFLKGMTAHFLLRRTYIVNDQTTMLVHAAAGGVGNLLVQWGRYLGAKVIGTVGSDDKKKMVEDLGAALVINYKTEDVLQKIKDFTGGKGVNVVYDGIGKTTFETSLNSLGRFGMFVSYGQASGPVPPVDLGLLRDKGSLFMTRPTLFDYKADADEYAFSAVELFDMILARFLRLHVHHSYKLEDAAQALMELEQGKTKGSVVLVTG from the coding sequence ATGCCCAAAGCCATACGCATCCATAAACCCGGCGGTCCCGAGGTCATGCAATGGGAGGAGGTTCCCGCGCTGGAACCCAAAGAGGGCGAGGTACTCATCAAGCACGCGGCCATCGGCGTCAATTTCATCGATATCTATTACCGCAACGGCACCTACAAGGCGCCGGAAATGCCCTTCACCCCGGGCGTGGAAGCTGTCGGCGTGGTCATCCGCCTTGGCAAGGGCGTCAAAAACGCCAAAGTGGGCGATCGCGTGGCCTATTGCATGGGCCCGCTCGGCGCCTATTCCGAATACCGCTGTATCCCTGAGAAATTTCTGGTGCGAATCCCGGGCGGCCTCGCCAACGAGCAGGTCGCGGCCACCTTCCTCAAGGGCATGACGGCGCATTTCCTGCTTCGCCGCACCTATATCGTCAACGACCAGACCACCATGCTGGTGCATGCCGCCGCCGGTGGTGTGGGCAACCTGCTGGTGCAGTGGGGCCGTTACCTTGGCGCCAAGGTCATCGGCACCGTGGGCAGCGACGATAAAAAGAAGATGGTGGAAGATCTCGGCGCAGCCCTGGTCATCAATTACAAAACCGAGGATGTCCTTCAGAAGATCAAGGACTTCACCGGCGGCAAGGGCGTCAACGTCGTCTATGACGGCATCGGCAAAACCACCTTCGAGACCTCGCTGAACAGCCTTGGCCGTTTCGGCATGTTCGTCAGCTACGGCCAGGCCTCAGGCCCGGTGCCACCCGTTGATTTGGGGCTGCTGCGCGATAAAGGCTCACTCTTCATGACGCGGCCGACCCTGTTCGATTACAAGGCCGATGCCGATGAATATGCCTTCTCGGCGGTCGAATTGTTCGACATGATCCTGGCGCGTTTTTTAAGGCTGCACGTGCACCACAGTTACAAGCTCGAAGACGCCGCCCAGGCCCTGATGGAGCTTGAGCAGGGCAAAACCAAAGGCTCGGTGGTATTGGTTACGGGGTAG